Proteins from a single region of Rhinolophus sinicus isolate RSC01 linkage group LG13, ASM3656204v1, whole genome shotgun sequence:
- the LG13H15orf40 gene encoding UPF0235 protein C15orf40 homolog — translation MLRLGCGLRPLGLGRGAPAAAWLSAGAEMPKKAGATNKGKSQSKEPERPLPPLGPVAVDPKGCVTIAIHAKPGSKQNAITDLTAEAVSVAIAAPPSEGEANAELCRYLSKVLELRKSDVVLDKGGKSREKVVKLLASTTPEEILEKLEKQVEQK, via the exons ATGCTCCGGCTGGGCTGCGGACTAAGGCCGCTCGGGTTGGGACGTGGTGCTCCGGCCGCCGCTTGGTTATCTGCAGGTGCTGAGATGCCGAAAAAAGCTGGTGCGACGAACAAA GGGAAAAGCCAGAGCAAGGAGCCAGAGAGACCACTTCCTCCCTTAGGTCCTGTGGCAGTTGATCCTAAAGGTTGTGTCACCATAGCCATCCATGCCAAACCTGGTTCTAAGCAAAATGCTATAACAG ATTTGACAGCTGAAGCTGTAAGTGTAGCTATTGCAGCACCTCCATCGGAAGGAGAGGCAAACGCTGAACTCTGTCGGTATCTTTCCAAGGTCTTAGAACTCAGGAAGAGTGATGTGGTTTTGGATAAG GGTGGTAAATCTCGTGAAAAAGTGGTGAAACTTTTGGCCTCCACAACTCCAGAAGAGATCTTGGAGAAATTAGAAAAGCAAgttgaacaaaaataa